A genomic stretch from Sphingopyxis sp. YR583 includes:
- a CDS encoding spinster family MFS transporter, giving the protein MSQATTLDGGAPAPDSGLALRRNVALVMLFIVGTINFVDRQLLSVLVEPIRADMDFSDTQFGLLTGLAFALFYAAMGVPVAMIADRWNRVKLIGIACVVWSGFTAACGMASNFWQLALMRFGVGAGEAGGTAPSLSVIADYYPPAQRPLAIGLFTLNGPFGVFVGATFGAWAAANIGWRNAFLLIGIVGIVVAPILIWLVREPARGQMDTQKTADEALPFSQSLAMFWRRPSLRMVMIGSGLAAFTSYGMLNWIPAFLMRTQKMPLEAMATYFGPAAGITFGIGILGGGWLVSHRAKVSARAYGSIPALATLVLIPTFIAALLVDSWQLSLALLLVPMAACTAYVAPALALVQNLTPPRSRATAAAVLMLMFNIIGLGLGPLFAGIVSDSLKPEYGDESLRWALMALMPFAAAAGIAQYRMTRYLEKDFAE; this is encoded by the coding sequence ATGTCGCAAGCTACCACCCTCGATGGGGGCGCTCCGGCGCCGGACAGCGGGCTCGCGCTGCGCCGCAATGTCGCGCTCGTCATGCTGTTCATCGTCGGCACGATCAACTTCGTCGACCGCCAGCTCCTGTCGGTGCTCGTCGAACCGATCCGCGCCGACATGGATTTCAGCGATACGCAGTTCGGCCTGCTTACCGGCCTCGCCTTCGCACTTTTCTATGCGGCGATGGGCGTGCCCGTCGCGATGATCGCCGACCGCTGGAACCGCGTGAAGCTGATCGGTATCGCCTGCGTCGTGTGGAGCGGTTTCACTGCGGCATGCGGCATGGCGTCGAACTTCTGGCAACTCGCGCTGATGCGTTTCGGCGTCGGTGCTGGCGAAGCGGGCGGCACCGCGCCGTCGCTGTCGGTGATCGCCGACTATTATCCGCCCGCGCAGCGCCCGCTGGCGATCGGGCTGTTCACGTTAAACGGCCCGTTCGGGGTTTTCGTCGGTGCGACGTTCGGCGCATGGGCCGCCGCGAACATCGGCTGGCGCAACGCCTTCCTGTTGATCGGCATTGTCGGCATCGTCGTCGCGCCGATCCTGATCTGGCTCGTCCGCGAGCCTGCGCGCGGGCAAATGGACACGCAGAAAACCGCCGACGAAGCCCTGCCCTTTTCGCAGAGCCTCGCGATGTTCTGGCGCCGCCCGTCGCTGCGTATGGTGATGATCGGCAGCGGTCTTGCGGCCTTTACCAGCTATGGCATGCTCAACTGGATTCCGGCGTTCCTGATGCGGACGCAGAAGATGCCGCTGGAAGCAATGGCGACATATTTCGGGCCGGCTGCGGGCATCACGTTCGGTATCGGCATCCTCGGCGGCGGCTGGCTGGTCAGCCACCGCGCCAAGGTGTCGGCGCGCGCCTATGGCTCGATCCCGGCACTGGCAACGCTGGTGCTGATCCCGACCTTTATCGCCGCGCTGCTGGTCGATAGCTGGCAGCTCTCGCTCGCGCTGCTGCTGGTCCCGATGGCGGCGTGCACCGCCTATGTCGCCCCTGCCCTCGCACTCGTGCAGAATTTGACCCCGCCGCGCAGCCGCGCGACCGCCGCCGCGGTGCTGATGCTGATGTTCAACATCATCGGGCTTGGGCTCGGGCCGCTGTTCGCCGGGATCGTCAGCGACAGCCTGAAGCCCGAATATGGCGACGAGAGCCTGCGATGGGCGTTGATGGCGCTGATGCCCTTCGCCGCTGCGGCTGGCATCGCGCAGTATCGCATGACGCGCTATCTGGAGAAGGACTTCGCCGAATGA
- a CDS encoding SDR family NAD(P)-dependent oxidoreductase: MTDVAGKTAFITGGASGLGLATARALAAKGASVILADIDAAGAENAAATLRNEGTSALGLQLDVTSEESWAEAGAKAREFGPVRILFSNAGVGGGSGPFEQYDTDVWRWNYAVNAHAHLYACRTFLGDMKASGEPSHLVITSSMVAIVPPPISVAYISSKYATLGIAMALRNELAESCVDISVLMPGMSATRIVETTRDLRPVEVEVGKAAATSQAMQGVLAGGMSPDKIGARVVQAIENGEYWIFTHPEWKAMAELVTQDMLSSFGPSADPGYRGDDIDGLIAANGGRMFGAKK; encoded by the coding sequence ATGACCGACGTCGCGGGCAAGACCGCCTTCATCACCGGCGGTGCAAGCGGGCTCGGGCTCGCGACCGCCCGGGCACTCGCCGCAAAGGGGGCATCAGTGATCCTCGCCGATATCGACGCGGCGGGTGCCGAAAATGCGGCCGCCACGCTGCGCAACGAGGGCACAAGCGCGCTGGGTCTTCAACTCGACGTGACGAGCGAGGAAAGCTGGGCCGAGGCGGGCGCCAAAGCACGCGAATTCGGCCCGGTGCGCATATTGTTCAGCAACGCCGGGGTCGGCGGCGGATCGGGACCGTTCGAGCAATATGACACCGACGTCTGGCGCTGGAATTATGCGGTCAACGCACATGCGCATCTTTATGCCTGCCGGACCTTCCTCGGCGACATGAAGGCGAGCGGCGAGCCGAGCCATCTCGTCATCACCTCTTCCATGGTCGCGATCGTGCCCCCGCCGATCTCGGTCGCCTATATCAGTTCCAAATATGCGACGCTGGGCATCGCGATGGCGCTGCGCAACGAACTCGCTGAAAGCTGCGTCGATATTTCGGTGCTGATGCCCGGCATGTCGGCGACGCGGATCGTCGAGACGACGCGCGACCTGCGTCCCGTCGAGGTCGAGGTCGGTAAGGCCGCGGCGACGAGCCAGGCGATGCAGGGCGTGCTCGCCGGCGGCATGTCCCCCGACAAGATCGGCGCGCGCGTCGTGCAGGCGATCGAAAATGGCGAATACTGGATCTTCACCCACCCCGAATGGAAGGCGATGGCCGAACTGGTGACGCAGGATATGCTGTCGTCCTTCGGTCCATCGGCCGATCCCGGTTACCGGGGCGACGATATCGACGGGCTGATCGCCGCGAACGGCGGCCGCATGTTCGGCGCGAAAAAATAG
- a CDS encoding nuclear transport factor 2 family protein, with translation MAEQDDIRAMAQRFFDAIEAGDIETMRGSFTDDAEIWHNTDELIVTPAQTAQTLTGMVTRIKDREYADRRLTTFPGGFVQQHVLKGVRVHDDGPVRLPCAIVCKVENGKITRLDEYFDSAHVAEFRKFANA, from the coding sequence ATGGCAGAGCAGGACGACATTCGCGCAATGGCGCAGCGCTTCTTCGACGCGATCGAAGCTGGCGATATCGAGACGATGCGCGGCAGCTTCACCGACGATGCCGAGATCTGGCACAATACCGACGAGCTGATCGTCACCCCCGCGCAGACCGCGCAGACGCTGACCGGCATGGTTACGCGGATCAAGGACCGCGAATATGCCGACCGCCGGCTGACAACCTTCCCCGGCGGTTTCGTCCAGCAGCATGTCCTGAAGGGTGTGCGCGTCCACGACGACGGCCCGGTCCGCCTGCCCTGCGCGATCGTGTGCAAGGTCGAGAATGGCAAGATCACGCGGCTCGACGAATATTTCGACAGCGCGCACGTCGCCGAATTCCGCAAATTTGCAAACGCTTGA
- a CDS encoding carboxymuconolactone decarboxylase family protein, which yields MPVLRQVPRSEVTDETVLAYYNRLFGERDPVAEPGTATGTPGDWWTVFALSPDIFEHAVKGFAVYRNPARTIDPVLRELGQTRAGWVKGSQFVFSQHCKSLRGLGVSEEKIASIAHWQVADCYDEQERTVLAYADCLAQASGRVPLEVFDKLKTFWNDEQIFEFTYITCLYDMHAVITRALRMEYDAREDPIVEVAAPEGFSAADFLSAPRPANG from the coding sequence ATGCCCGTCCTGCGCCAGGTTCCCCGGTCCGAAGTCACCGACGAGACCGTCCTCGCTTATTACAACCGCCTGTTCGGCGAGCGCGATCCCGTTGCCGAGCCCGGGACCGCGACCGGAACCCCGGGCGACTGGTGGACGGTATTCGCGCTGTCGCCCGACATCTTCGAACATGCGGTCAAGGGTTTCGCCGTCTATCGCAATCCCGCGCGGACGATCGATCCGGTGCTGCGCGAGCTCGGCCAGACGCGCGCCGGCTGGGTCAAGGGCAGCCAGTTCGTCTTTTCGCAGCATTGCAAGTCGCTCCGCGGGCTTGGCGTCAGTGAAGAGAAGATCGCGTCGATCGCGCATTGGCAGGTCGCCGATTGCTATGACGAGCAGGAACGCACCGTGCTCGCCTATGCCGACTGCCTTGCGCAGGCGAGCGGGCGCGTCCCGCTCGAGGTTTTCGACAAGCTCAAGACCTTCTGGAATGACGAGCAAATTTTCGAATTCACCTACATCACCTGCCTCTATGACATGCATGCGGTGATCACCCGCGCGCTGCGCATGGAATATGACGCGCGCGAGGATCCGATCGTCGAGGTCGCCGCGCCCGAAGGCTTCAGCGCGGCCGACTTCCTCAGCGCCCCGCGACCCGCGAACGGATAA
- a CDS encoding SMP-30/gluconolactonase/LRE family protein, with product MSDYGTPVVVATGLRFPEGPVPMADGSVLLVEIARGTLTRVLPGGSLSVVAELGGGPNGLAVGPDGAAYVCNNGGFEWVEAGDLLFPGHAAHAEPCGSIQRVDLTTGTVTTVYDSFDGERLKGPNDIVFDADGGFWFTDHGQVRGTGRDHGAIYHAAADGSKISRQRADMMGPNGIGLSPDGKTLYVSETMTARVWAMEIVAPGELAAPPPWAPGRFVGTPPAFRLLDSMAIEENGCICVGTMVEGGITIFDPDGSGSEFVPLPDIGITNIAFGGTDRRDAYITASTTGTLYRVRWPRPGLTVN from the coding sequence ATGAGCGACTACGGCACCCCCGTGGTTGTCGCGACGGGCCTTCGTTTTCCTGAAGGCCCGGTGCCGATGGCGGACGGGTCGGTGCTGCTGGTCGAGATCGCGCGCGGCACGCTGACGCGCGTCCTGCCCGGCGGCAGCCTGTCGGTCGTTGCGGAGCTTGGCGGCGGGCCCAACGGGCTCGCTGTCGGGCCCGATGGTGCCGCCTATGTCTGCAACAATGGCGGTTTCGAATGGGTCGAGGCGGGCGACCTGCTCTTTCCCGGCCATGCTGCGCATGCCGAGCCCTGCGGATCGATCCAGCGCGTCGACCTGACCACCGGCACCGTGACGACGGTCTACGACAGTTTCGACGGGGAGCGCCTGAAGGGACCGAACGATATCGTCTTCGATGCGGACGGCGGCTTCTGGTTCACCGATCATGGGCAGGTCCGGGGCACCGGCCGCGATCATGGCGCAATCTATCATGCGGCCGCCGACGGGTCGAAGATCAGCCGCCAGCGCGCCGACATGATGGGGCCGAACGGCATCGGCCTCTCGCCCGACGGCAAGACGCTCTACGTCAGCGAGACGATGACCGCGCGCGTCTGGGCGATGGAGATCGTTGCCCCCGGCGAACTCGCCGCACCGCCGCCCTGGGCGCCCGGCCGCTTTGTCGGCACACCGCCCGCCTTTCGCCTCCTCGACAGCATGGCGATCGAGGAAAATGGGTGCATCTGCGTCGGCACAATGGTCGAGGGCGGGATTACGATCTTCGACCCCGATGGCAGTGGCTCGGAGTTCGTGCCGCTGCCTGACATCGGCATCACCAACATCGCCTTTGGCGGCACCGATCGGCGCGATGCCTACATCACCGCATCGACGACAGGCACGCTTTACCGCGTCCGTTGGCCGCGCCCCGGATTAACCGTCAACTAA
- a CDS encoding glutathione S-transferase family protein, with translation MRFYTSVGPNPRVVKLFMAEKGIEIPEVAIDLRGGENRRAPYNIDVNPAGQTPALELDDGSFLCEVTAICEYLDERFPDRTLIGSTAEERAKTRMWTRRVDLKICEPLTNGFRFAEGLPLFEPRLRCLPEAADGLKATAQDGIKWLDAQIAGREFIGGDALSLADIMLFAFLDFGASVGQPIDPACTNIQSWYERMKSRPSATAN, from the coding sequence ATGAGATTCTATACCAGCGTCGGCCCGAACCCGCGCGTCGTGAAGCTTTTCATGGCCGAAAAGGGTATCGAAATTCCCGAGGTCGCAATCGACCTGCGCGGCGGAGAGAACCGGCGCGCGCCCTATAATATCGATGTAAATCCCGCCGGACAGACGCCTGCGCTCGAACTCGACGACGGCAGCTTTCTCTGCGAAGTCACCGCGATCTGCGAATATCTGGACGAACGTTTCCCCGATCGCACGCTGATCGGCTCGACCGCCGAAGAACGCGCAAAGACGCGTATGTGGACGCGGCGCGTCGACCTCAAGATTTGCGAGCCGCTGACCAACGGCTTCCGCTTTGCCGAGGGCCTGCCCTTGTTCGAGCCGCGCCTGCGCTGTCTGCCCGAAGCGGCGGATGGATTGAAGGCGACCGCGCAGGACGGGATCAAATGGCTCGATGCGCAGATCGCCGGGCGCGAGTTCATTGGCGGTGACGCCCTCAGCCTCGCGGACATCATGCTGTTCGCGTTCCTCGATTTCGGTGCATCGGTCGGCCAGCCGATCGACCCCGCCTGTACGAATATCCAGAGCTGGTACGAGCGGATGAAAAGCCGCCCCAGCGCCACCGCAAACTGA
- a CDS encoding VOC family protein — translation MAAANSEFEFCGVNHLALVCKDMAKTVEFYRDTLGMPLTKTIDLPGGRGQHFFFDIGNGDSLAFFWFPNAPEAVPGISAPAALPTQGSFVSAHGSMNHIAINVRADKFDDYYNRLIEKGIEVTPVLNHDDSPMQASAEMHPGVFVRSVYFFDPDGVCLEFAAWTKEFDESDVAHDPVQADGTKREGFIVGRTPVPAE, via the coding sequence ATGGCTGCAGCAAATAGCGAATTCGAATTCTGCGGGGTCAATCACCTCGCGCTCGTGTGCAAGGACATGGCGAAGACGGTCGAATTCTATCGCGACACGCTCGGCATGCCGCTGACCAAGACGATCGATCTGCCCGGCGGGCGCGGCCAGCATTTCTTCTTCGACATCGGCAATGGCGACAGCCTCGCCTTTTTCTGGTTCCCCAATGCGCCCGAGGCCGTTCCGGGCATATCGGCGCCCGCCGCGCTGCCGACGCAGGGCAGCTTCGTGTCGGCGCACGGATCGATGAACCATATCGCGATCAACGTCCGCGCCGACAAGTTCGACGATTATTACAACCGCCTGATCGAAAAGGGCATCGAGGTAACCCCGGTGCTGAACCACGACGACAGCCCGATGCAGGCTTCGGCCGAAATGCACCCCGGCGTCTTCGTCCGCTCGGTCTATTTCTTCGATCCCGACGGTGTCTGCCTCGAGTTCGCGGCGTGGACCAAGGAATTCGACGAGAGCGACGTCGCGCACGATCCGGTGCAGGCCGACGGCACGAAGCGCGAGGGCTTTATCGTAGGCCGCACGCCGGTGCCCGCCGAATAG
- a CDS encoding long-chain-fatty-acid--CoA ligase translates to MIDLEAIRTLADIPAAQARVRGAATAVKFGERETSFTELDARSNRVAHALIASGVVPGGRVSALTKNHDSWYPLFFGTARARACFAPINCRLAPAEIGFILGDAGPKLLFVGEDFFDCALAAVADLTAPPRLIALYGEHPAFEPFDAWLGDASDAPLADPPQLGDDVLQLYTSGTTGLPKGVVLTNANYRTFLEAATEVDGFAYGEDETVMIVMPLFHVAGTNVSFSGLAQGGRLVLVKDFTAADAVRMMREEDVAHAFLAPAMIQMMLLQPDANAGTYPALKSIAYGASPIAEDVLRRARATFGCDFVQFYGMTESAGGGSYLSPSAHDLPGKLTSCGKPWPGAAMAILDGEGRELGEGEIGEIAIRGGIVMKEYWNRAKATEETLAGGWLHTGDVGYRDADGFYYVHDRIKDMIVSGGENVYPAEVESAIMGCPGVADVAVIGVPDDKWGEGVKALIVPATGATLDPADVIAWARERIAAYKVPKSIEFIDALPRNPSGKVLRRELRAPYWEGRDRAVG, encoded by the coding sequence ATGATCGATCTGGAGGCCATCCGGACGCTGGCGGACATTCCGGCGGCGCAGGCGCGAGTGCGGGGCGCTGCGACCGCGGTGAAATTCGGGGAGCGTGAGACGAGTTTCACCGAGCTCGATGCGCGGTCGAATCGCGTCGCCCACGCGCTGATCGCGTCGGGCGTCGTCCCCGGTGGTCGCGTGTCGGCGCTGACGAAGAACCATGATAGCTGGTATCCGCTTTTCTTCGGCACGGCGCGCGCACGCGCCTGTTTCGCGCCGATCAACTGCCGCCTCGCGCCCGCAGAGATCGGCTTCATTCTCGGCGACGCCGGGCCGAAGCTGCTCTTCGTGGGCGAGGATTTCTTCGATTGCGCGTTGGCGGCGGTCGCCGACCTCACGGCGCCGCCGCGCCTGATCGCGCTTTATGGCGAACATCCGGCGTTCGAGCCGTTCGACGCATGGCTCGGTGACGCGTCCGACGCGCCGCTAGCCGATCCGCCACAACTCGGCGACGATGTGCTCCAGCTCTATACCAGCGGCACCACCGGGCTGCCCAAGGGCGTCGTGCTGACCAACGCCAATTATCGCACCTTCCTCGAAGCGGCGACCGAGGTCGACGGCTTCGCCTATGGCGAGGACGAGACGGTGATGATCGTCATGCCTTTGTTCCATGTTGCGGGCACGAACGTCAGCTTCTCGGGATTGGCGCAGGGCGGGCGCCTCGTACTCGTCAAGGATTTCACCGCCGCCGACGCGGTGCGCATGATGCGCGAGGAGGATGTCGCGCACGCTTTCCTCGCGCCTGCGATGATCCAGATGATGCTGCTTCAGCCCGATGCGAATGCGGGCACCTATCCCGCGCTCAAATCGATTGCCTATGGCGCCTCGCCGATCGCCGAGGATGTGCTCCGGCGTGCGCGTGCGACCTTCGGCTGCGATTTCGTGCAATTCTACGGCATGACCGAATCCGCCGGCGGCGGTTCCTACCTGTCGCCAAGCGCGCACGACCTGCCGGGCAAGCTAACCTCTTGCGGCAAGCCCTGGCCCGGCGCCGCAATGGCGATCCTCGACGGCGAGGGCCGCGAACTCGGTGAGGGCGAGATCGGCGAAATCGCGATCCGTGGCGGTATCGTGATGAAGGAATATTGGAACCGCGCGAAAGCGACCGAAGAAACGCTCGCGGGCGGCTGGCTCCACACCGGCGACGTTGGCTATCGCGATGCCGACGGCTTCTATTACGTCCACGACCGCATCAAGGACATGATCGTGTCGGGCGGCGAAAATGTCTATCCGGCGGAGGTCGAAAGCGCGATCATGGGCTGCCCCGGCGTCGCCGACGTTGCCGTGATCGGCGTGCCCGACGATAAATGGGGCGAGGGGGTTAAGGCGCTGATCGTGCCCGCAACGGGGGCGACGCTCGACCCTGCGGACGTCATCGCGTGGGCGCGTGAACGGATTGCGGCATACAAGGTGCCGAAGAGCATCGAGTTCATCGACGCGCTGCCGCGCAACCCGTCGGGCAAGGTGCTGCGCCGTGAACTTCGCGCGCCCTATTGGGAAGGGCGCGATCGGGCCGTCGGGTAG
- a CDS encoding cobalamin-independent methionine synthase II family protein yields the protein MFDHPILPTTIVGSYPQPDWLIDRERLKASLPPRVRAETLWRIPEPWLADAQEAATLMAIRDQEELGIDIVGDGEMRRESYSNRLATALSGIDREKHGTAIDRTGNANPVPLVSGPIRRVAPIEAQDAAFLRRHSTKPVKLTLPGPFTMTQQAENGFYPDLRSLAMDYADAVNAEVKDLFAAGVDVVQLDEPYLQARAAEANSYAIEAINRALDGVDGTTALHICFGYAMVHHGAGATGPKPKAYDFLAELEASNIDVISIEAAQPGLDPAILAELPTKTIMYGVLDLSIPEVETPEVVAGRIREALRYVDAERLWIAPDCGMKYHSREHSQAKLKAMVDGTAMVRAELT from the coding sequence TTGTTCGACCACCCCATCCTGCCGACAACCATCGTCGGAAGCTACCCCCAGCCTGACTGGCTGATCGACCGCGAAAGGCTGAAGGCCAGCCTGCCGCCGCGCGTGCGGGCAGAGACGCTGTGGCGCATTCCCGAACCTTGGCTCGCCGACGCGCAGGAAGCCGCAACATTGATGGCGATCCGCGATCAGGAAGAGCTGGGCATCGACATCGTCGGCGACGGCGAGATGCGCCGCGAAAGCTATTCGAACCGCCTCGCGACGGCGCTGTCGGGGATCGACCGCGAGAAGCACGGCACGGCGATCGACCGTACGGGCAACGCCAATCCGGTCCCGCTCGTTTCGGGGCCGATCCGCCGCGTTGCACCGATCGAGGCACAGGACGCGGCGTTCCTGCGCCGCCATTCAACGAAGCCGGTGAAACTCACCCTGCCCGGCCCCTTTACGATGACGCAGCAGGCCGAGAACGGTTTTTATCCCGATCTGCGATCGCTCGCGATGGACTATGCCGATGCGGTCAATGCCGAGGTGAAGGATCTTTTCGCGGCGGGCGTCGATGTCGTCCAGCTCGACGAACCCTATCTGCAGGCGCGGGCCGCCGAGGCGAACAGCTATGCGATCGAGGCGATCAATCGCGCGCTCGACGGCGTCGACGGGACGACCGCGCTGCATATCTGTTTCGGCTATGCGATGGTCCACCATGGCGCGGGCGCGACGGGACCGAAGCCCAAGGCCTATGACTTCCTGGCGGAACTCGAAGCGTCGAATATCGACGTAATCTCGATCGAAGCGGCGCAGCCGGGGCTCGACCCCGCGATTCTTGCCGAACTGCCGACCAAGACGATCATGTATGGCGTGCTCGACCTGTCGATCCCCGAGGTCGAAACACCCGAAGTCGTCGCGGGGCGCATCCGCGAGGCGCTGCGCTATGTCGACGCCGAACGACTGTGGATCGCGCCCGATTGCGGGATGAAATATCACAGCCGCGAGCATAGCCAGGCGAAGCTGAAGGCGATGGTCGACGGCACCGCGATGGTACGGGCGGAGCTCACCTGA
- a CDS encoding alpha/beta fold hydrolase, whose translation MSLPIVLITGQLLTDAIWQPLLDAWGDREVIVADNRSDDRIEDFAQRLLDNAPPKFILIAHAMGGFIAFEVLRRAPERVAKLALISTLASADGPAQTARRQGYIDLVESGNFDQVVEERIPILFPEDKRGDTRLLGIARQMAADTGADTFLAQQRAIMARIDSRPRLGEIAVPTLLIWGEKDGITSRAHHDEILDAIPGARLEVIAGAGHLPTVEAPEVVVPLLTEFIDA comes from the coding sequence ATGTCGCTCCCCATCGTTCTCATCACCGGCCAGCTTCTGACCGACGCCATATGGCAACCTCTGCTCGACGCGTGGGGCGACCGCGAGGTCATCGTCGCCGACAATCGCAGCGACGACAGGATCGAGGATTTCGCACAGCGCCTGCTCGACAACGCTCCGCCGAAATTCATCCTCATTGCGCATGCAATGGGCGGCTTTATCGCCTTCGAGGTATTGCGCCGCGCGCCCGAACGCGTCGCGAAGCTCGCGCTGATCTCGACACTGGCCTCGGCCGATGGCCCGGCGCAGACCGCGCGGCGGCAGGGCTATATCGACCTCGTCGAAAGTGGCAATTTCGATCAGGTCGTCGAGGAACGCATCCCGATCCTCTTCCCCGAGGACAAACGCGGCGACACCCGCCTGCTCGGCATCGCACGGCAGATGGCGGCGGATACCGGTGCCGACACCTTCCTCGCACAGCAGCGTGCGATCATGGCGCGGATCGACAGCCGTCCGCGCCTCGGCGAGATCGCTGTGCCGACCTTGCTCATCTGGGGCGAAAAGGACGGCATCACCAGCCGCGCACACCATGACGAGATACTGGACGCGATCCCGGGCGCGCGGCTGGAGGTGATTGCCGGGGCCGGACATCTGCCAACGGTCGAGGCGCCCGAAGTGGTGGTGCCACTGCTGACCGAGTTCATCGACGCTTGA
- a CDS encoding NAD(P)-dependent oxidoreductase has protein sequence MIVLHARPSPGFREAVDAIFGAGVVTHVDEAEPLDGVADEITALLHVLTPVTPEFIASAPKLKLIQKLGVGVNTIALDAARDHGAAVCNMPGTNSQAVAEMALSLMMAVLRRTCFFDARTRAGEGWTADPSELDSVGEIGGRTVGLVGFGHSAGLLAPVLAALGAKVVYTARSPRDVPYEFLPLDRLLAESDIVSLHIPLTDETRASIDPFAMKRGAVLVNTARGELVDQAPLVEALTSGHLRGAGLDVFADEPLPRGNPLLGLPNAVLAPHIAWLTPETLIRSLTVAHENCRRLVAGEPLLHQVI, from the coding sequence ATGATCGTCCTCCACGCCCGGCCGAGCCCCGGTTTTCGCGAAGCGGTCGATGCGATCTTCGGCGCCGGCGTTGTGACGCATGTCGACGAGGCCGAGCCGCTCGACGGTGTGGCGGACGAGATCACCGCGTTGCTGCATGTCCTGACGCCGGTCACCCCCGAGTTCATTGCCTCGGCACCGAAACTGAAACTGATCCAGAAGCTCGGCGTCGGGGTGAACACGATTGCGCTCGATGCGGCCCGCGATCACGGCGCCGCGGTGTGCAACATGCCCGGCACCAACAGCCAGGCGGTCGCCGAAATGGCGCTGTCGCTGATGATGGCGGTGCTCCGCCGCACCTGCTTCTTCGATGCGCGAACGCGCGCAGGCGAGGGATGGACCGCCGACCCATCCGAGCTCGACAGCGTCGGTGAAATCGGCGGGCGCACGGTCGGTCTCGTCGGCTTCGGTCATTCGGCCGGGCTGCTCGCTCCGGTCCTCGCGGCGCTGGGGGCAAAGGTCGTCTATACCGCGCGCAGCCCGCGCGATGTGCCCTACGAATTTCTACCGCTGGATCGCTTGCTGGCGGAGAGCGACATCGTGTCGCTGCACATCCCGCTGACCGACGAGACGCGCGCCAGCATCGACCCCTTCGCGATGAAGCGCGGCGCGGTGCTCGTGAACACCGCGCGCGGCGAACTCGTCGATCAGGCGCCGCTGGTCGAGGCGCTCACCTCGGGGCATCTGCGCGGCGCCGGACTCGATGTCTTCGCCGACGAGCCGCTACCGCGCGGCAATCCGCTGCTCGGCCTGCCGAATGCGGTGCTCGCGCCGCATATCGCCTGGCTCACCCCCGAAACACTCATACGCAGCCTCACCGTGGCGCACGAAAATTGCCGCCGCCTCGTCGCCGGCGAACCTCTTCTTCATCAGGTGATCTAA